TGTTATCCTTGAGCCAAGCTGATGTATGATCCTCTTCCTCTATAAGTAGAGAAATGAGCAATGCATTACTGCAAATGGAAAGGGGAATACGAAAATTAGATGTAGAGGATTAGGTCTTTGCTTCTTCTGTACTTCATTCTTGTCTTTTCTTCCCAGATGGGTCTTGTGGTGATCTCAGGAGACTCGGGTGACTTCTTTCTTCCTGCAGTAACTTATACCTTCCTTCATGTTTAGGGTTTCCCTCTTGAATCAACAGCCTACTCACAGATAGATTGATTCCTTTGTTTGGGTtacatcttacaagatcatataaACTAACTCACTAAGAAAATCAACGGGAGTAATAAAGAGTAACACTGAAGTTTTGGTGTACCTCAAGTATTAGATGATGATATTCAGTATACAACTGAATTGTCTAGTCAGCATTTCCTTAGTTCATGAGTCATACAAGATACAAACAGAGGAAAATGTAATTGGTATTTCTGTCAAGTTGAATGCCTCCTGAGTCCTGAAATTTTTTAGTCCTGAGTCCATATACATAAGCTCATCACACATTTTGTTGGAAATAATATGAGGATTGAGAATGAAACTTCCAAACACATGGTAAGAGCCCTAAATGAGAACATATGGAGATAAATGTCAGGGCATTTGGGCATATTTAGCACACGAAGCAGCATCAGCAGTACCACCGCACAGCCATATTCTCCAAAAGTTGCAATCAGTAATCGAACAGTCTAAGGGATTAGAACAGTCACTTCTGCTATCCGCAAGTCTGATGAACCACCAAATGCCAAATTCCATCGCCCATAGTACTTTCTGAAGATCAATAACATCAGAAGTGTGGTCTCATTGTGTTTCCCAGTGTCTGCGGAGCCTCATAGATCACCAAGCAATGTCAAGTCATTATAAGCCTCAACGGCTTTGAGGCACATAAAAGTTTCCACGATTGAAACTCTTTGAACTGGGAACCTGCATAGATACTTGGTTTTTTAACCGAGAACTAGACAATGAGAATGATCGTGAGGGAAGGCACTGAGCCGTGCCAAGGCTGTCATCGATGAATACTCTCCATTGGCATTGAGGGATCATGTCTAACCCGCGGATGCATTGGCCATGGAGAGTTTTGTAGAAATTCATCTTAAGCAAGATGAATACTTTAAGATGTCAGACTGCAGCTTCACCAGAAAACTTCTACATGATTTGAACTTCTGTTCGGTGCAACCTGCTATCTACAGGAGGAATTTGTGCGTAAAAGCCAGGTCAGGGGTCAGCAAAGAGTGAACAGAGGGGGGGAAACAGAAAAGAAATGAACAACTGAAGCAACAACTGTCTCTGCATGGTATTTGTCTCACAGAGCTGCTGTCATCTGTTTGAGAAGATTAATGAGACTCTCACTAATCTGTTTGAGAAGAGCTCCTGTAATCTTTAACCAGCCATCCAAAATGCAGACACTATCAGGAACACGAGCATCAGACAATGCACACACAAGATGGAAAATAAAGCCTCAGTGCACAGCTCCAGCAACAGCAGGATCTAACTGAGCATAAAACACAATAGCGTTGGAGCCTGGCAATTAAAAATTGAAGATGTAAGACAAAAACATAACCTCCAGAATCTGGCACCAATAATCATGAAACTAGCATTTTATTGTTCAAGAATAGTTCAACAATCCAGCCAAAGGAAACACAGATTGGAGCACATCAGCACAGAAGGTTCCTACAAAGCTAGATCAAACAGCAAAAGGCTAATACAAGGACTACACCAGAGCTCAAATCAGTACCACATTGGTCCTTCTTTCAACCTGTTGTATATCATCACAGATCCAGTCATAAGAGGTATCTTCTCAAATACGATAGTTTTTGCTACATATAAGGATACCCAGATTTAATGTGTAACCGCACTGTAATAAGCATTCAATCAGTTTCAATcaaaccagcagcagcagcggcagaaAACAAGGAAATCACTGTGACAAGCTCATCATCATTTGGCGTCCTGTTCAAAGGGGGACAAAGTACTCCTTACAAGCCTTACAACTTTAAGAAGAGAAAACTATACATGTATCATGCATTGCAATCatctgagcatatgcattaaaaGAGCACCTTAATATATACACTACAGTAGCATTACATCAAAGCTCTGCAAGAAATGATGAAAAATCACCAGCGGCGCTTGCTCAGGCGCCATGAGTTGGGCTCATTGTATCTATCGTACAAAGGCTCGATCCTTTCTTGGCGTTTTCGCTTACTGATCTTCATTGGGTCCACTGACCTATAGAACCTCGGTGCCAACTCTACTAACCATCTTGGGTCCACCGCCGTGACCTCCCTCATATACTCTTTCGTTGTCATAACAATTTCATGGTAGATCACCAACTGTGGCTGCTGGTGAAAGAGAGCGCTGCTCGGGTGGATATAAACCTGCTGATGATCAGCGAGGGTACGGTACCCTCCACTGGGGTCCTTCCTTGCAGCGTGGAAGAAGAATCCAGCGGCAAGGGCTTTCCCTATCTTGGTGGAATTGTTCCCAGCAGAGATGACATTGAGCTTGAACTTGTCCATAATCTCAAGAAGCTGTTTCCTCACATCCTGTGCCCTCCTTAGTGAGTTTACctgaatgaaattctcaacacACCATGGTCCAGAAAACCCCTTTGCCTTCCATGCCTCATACACAGTGAGTAGGGTGAGATGATCGCCTTCCGGCTGGAAAAAGTTCGATCTTTTCCGATCTGCTTGTGCTTGCTTCTCCCTTGGTCGATAGAATATGTTCCCAGTCTGAATCATTGCAATGATTGTCAGTATTTCGTCACTGCATCCAAGGTCTACACTAGCAAGGAGCATCTTAGAAAGAGGTGGTTCTTGTGGAAATTCGGACATTTTTCTCCCTAGCCTGGTAAGAAGACCCTCTTCATCTAAGGCACCGAGACTGTACAGTTGTTCCATAGCTGATATAAGTGCTTGAGATGCTGGAGGATCCATGAAGTCAAATGACAAAAGGTCATTTATTCCCATTGCCTTCATATTAAGAACCGTCCACCCCAAGTTAGCCCTCTGAATTTCTGGAGTGGTTGTTGGTGGTATTTCATTGCGATAGGCACTCTCAGTGTATAGACGGTAACATTTACCTGGACCTGTACGTCCAGCACGCCCTGCTCTTTGCTTAGCTGATGCCTGAGAGATCGGGGTGATAACCAGTGAATCCAGACCCAGTTTTGGGTTATAGACATTTAGCTTTGCAAAGCCTGGGTCAACAACATAGTAAATTCCATCTATGGTAATAGATGCTTCTGCTATGTTGGTGGCCACGACCACCTTCCTCTTACCAGGAGGAGCTGGTTCGAATATCTTCGACTGAACTTCAGTAGGAAGAGCACTGTACACAGGACAAATTATCAGCTCTGGTATGTCCCCACCGAATGCCTTCATCCTCTCATGGAGACGTTCGCAAGCATGATCAATCTCTTCCTGGCCAGTCAGGAACAATAGGATATCTCCTTCGGGTTCAGTCAGATGGATCTGCAATACCGTGATCAGTGCAGCATCCATGTAGTCACTCTCTGGCTGTTTAGTATGTAGTATCTCAACTGGAAACGTTCTTCCAGGAATTGTGAAAATATTGCAATCAAAAAAATAACCAGAGAACTTCTCAGCATCAAGAGTGGCTGAAGTGACTATTAACTTGAGGTCACTTCTCCGCTTAATTAGCTGCTTTAGCAAACTGAAGAGAATGTCTGTGTAGATGGTTCTCTCATGTGCCTCATCAAGCATGACCACTGAATAAGAAGACAGGTCTCCATCCATCAAAATCTCACGTAGGAGCATGCCGTCTGTCATGTACTTGATGACAGTTTCAGGTCCTGTGCAATCATCAAAGCGTATAGAATAACCAACTTCCTCACCCACTCGACAGCCAACCTCCTCTGCTACTCGCTTTGCAATCGACTCTGCAGCAACCCTGCGAGGTTGAGTACATGCAATCTTTCCCTTTGTAGTATACCCTGCCTCGGCGAGGTACTGCGTAACCTGGGTTGTTTTCCCTGAGCCAGTCTCACCGATAACCACCAAGACTTGGTTGTCATTAACAGCATTGATCAGCTCCTTTTTCAGCTTGAATATTGGAAGGCTTTGTCTCTGCTCCTGAATCGAAAGCCTCGACTTCTGCCCATATGTTCCGGCCTTCCCATATGTCATCTTCCATTCCGGCACACTCTGTGCTGATAGTCCAGTGCCCACCAGCTCCTGCATCAGATACCTTCCACCACTTGACATGGGATCCTCCCATGACCGGTTAAGGTCCTTGGGGATTGCATCAACCATTCCTCTTTGCTCCTGGGTGCGAATATCACGCCTCTCCTTGATAAGCGCAGACTGCAGTGCTGCCGCACGGCTCATCGACCCCTCGGGATTCATGGAAATCCTCACTGGAGACATGTCAGCCGAGGATCGCCCCTTTCCCCGCAAGAACGCCGGCTCATCCTCATTGAGTTCAATCTCAAGCTCCACTTCTTCCTCCTGGTAGAACATCCCCTGATCATCCTCATCCAACACCGGGTAGTCCTTGGCATCCAACACCCCCGACGCAATCAGCTGCTTCACCTCCCACCTCTCCGGTGAGGTCATCCGCCTAGTTGGCCTGCGAGGCGCAGGACCAGCCTTGTCCTCGTTCTCATCGGGAACGAAAATCCCAGAAAcccccttcctcctcctcccggcGGCTCCGGCACGATCAGCTGGCGGATTTGCCCTCGGCGCGTCCTCCTCCCCACGGTTTCGAGGCATAGGCAGGAGATCCCTTCCGGTATCCTGATCGACGTCTCGCATCGACAGTCCCAGCTTGGCGCCATCCACCGAGACGACCTTGACGAACACCTCCTGCCCGCGCGTGACGGTGGCGCGGCGGCCGCCGGGCATCTGGGAGACGTGCACGAGGCCCTCGCGGCCGCGCGCGCCGGCGCCGAGGCGGACGAAGCACCCGGCGTCGCCCACCCGGGTGATCCTCCCCCGGCGCACCTGGTTCAACTCCGGCTCCTGGTCCTCgtccgcccccgcccccgccgcctTGTCCACGCGCCCCCGGGCACCAGCACCACGGGAGGCGGGGGGAGCGGGGCCGCTGTCCGGGATGGCGGTGATGACGGCGTGGAGGGAGCGGACGAGGTAGTCCGGCAGCTCGGCGCCGTGGTCCCTGAGCGCGGCGGcgaaggcggcggcggaggcggaggcgcggCCCAGGTCGACGACGAACTCGGCCAGGACGCGGTCCGCGACGCCGAGGTGGGACTCCAGCTCCGAGCAGACCTTGGAGACGAGCGAGAGCTGCGTGAGCCGCCGCATCCCCTCGCTCACCGCACCTGCGCCGGTCGCCGCCGCCATAGCCGCGTGCGCGGCACGGGGTTGGGCGCTGTGTTAGTGCTGCACCTGCACTGCACGGGATCGGCGGTGGGACGGAACGGTGAAAGGAAGGCGGCGCGGGGCTGCGGCCTGCGGGTGTCCCTGTTCGTTGTCCGTGggctgaaagtactgtttgTTCGCTGATTTTATTGTCGAAGGGAGCCAACTCTACGTCGGTGCGGATCTGCCACGTGCTGCGCGTCGGCGTCCGAGTCCGACTCGAGCCGCAGCGCAACGAAACACCCTCGCACAGTCGCAGATGCCCGATGCACACAGGCACGTGAGAGAGAACAGGGACGAGAGAGAGGCACAGCCGCACCCGCACAGGAAGCCGCGATGGACCCGCTACCTTCCTAGCTGTTGCCGAGATACGTCAACAAATGCCGGTTATCGAGCGGACGAGCGCAGTTATGAAGTAGTGGGACACGGCACGAGGCTAACCGTCTTTTTTTTTGCCATTTTTTTGAAAGttttttataattataatttgaTTTTGGAATATGGACTCAGATCTTAGCGCCATCGTCACTGACACCAAACTAACACAGAGCTGACGTGGCACCTCTTGGCGCCATTGGCACTGAATTTAGATTCTAAAATCAAGCTATCAAAGAtgtaattatgaaaaattttcgaaaaaaaaagacGGGCGTAGAAAGCCACCGCCAGCGGCGGCCTCGAAGCCTCGAAGGGCAGTCGCAAGAGAAAGGGGAAACAATCCCCAAGGCATCATCATGAATTAACACCCAATGGTCAACAAATATTCCAGAAAACACAGAATAGGTACATCAACAACCAGTTAGTTGCCTTCAAGCGCTACCAACATCACGGAGTTCTCAATTTATACACCGCCTCAGCCTTGATGGATAGGAATCTTGCTCGTCAGTAGA
This window of the Sorghum bicolor cultivar BTx623 chromosome 7, Sorghum_bicolor_NCBIv3, whole genome shotgun sequence genome carries:
- the LOC8062407 gene encoding probable pre-mRNA-splicing factor ATP-dependent RNA helicase DEAH5, coding for MAAATGAGAVSEGMRRLTQLSLVSKVCSELESHLGVADRVLAEFVVDLGRASASAAAFAAALRDHGAELPDYLVRSLHAVITAIPDSGPAPPASRGAGARGRVDKAAGAGADEDQEPELNQVRRGRITRVGDAGCFVRLGAGARGREGLVHVSQMPGGRRATVTRGQEVFVKVVSVDGAKLGLSMRDVDQDTGRDLLPMPRNRGEEDAPRANPPADRAGAAGRRRKGVSGIFVPDENEDKAGPAPRRPTRRMTSPERWEVKQLIASGVLDAKDYPVLDEDDQGMFYQEEEVELEIELNEDEPAFLRGKGRSSADMSPVRISMNPEGSMSRAAALQSALIKERRDIRTQEQRGMVDAIPKDLNRSWEDPMSSGGRYLMQELVGTGLSAQSVPEWKMTYGKAGTYGQKSRLSIQEQRQSLPIFKLKKELINAVNDNQVLVVIGETGSGKTTQVTQYLAEAGYTTKGKIACTQPRRVAAESIAKRVAEEVGCRVGEEVGYSIRFDDCTGPETVIKYMTDGMLLREILMDGDLSSYSVVMLDEAHERTIYTDILFSLLKQLIKRRSDLKLIVTSATLDAEKFSGYFFDCNIFTIPGRTFPVEILHTKQPESDYMDAALITVLQIHLTEPEGDILLFLTGQEEIDHACERLHERMKAFGGDIPELIICPVYSALPTEVQSKIFEPAPPGKRKVVVATNIAEASITIDGIYYVVDPGFAKLNVYNPKLGLDSLVITPISQASAKQRAGRAGRTGPGKCYRLYTESAYRNEIPPTTTPEIQRANLGWTVLNMKAMGINDLLSFDFMDPPASQALISAMEQLYSLGALDEEGLLTRLGRKMSEFPQEPPLSKMLLASVDLGCSDEILTIIAMIQTGNIFYRPREKQAQADRKRSNFFQPEGDHLTLLTVYEAWKAKGFSGPWCVENFIQVNSLRRAQDVRKQLLEIMDKFKLNVISAGNNSTKIGKALAAGFFFHAARKDPSGGYRTLADHQQVYIHPSSALFHQQPQLVIYHEIVMTTKEYMREVTAVDPRWLVELAPRFYRSVDPMKISKRKRQERIEPLYDRYNEPNSWRLSKRRW